One genomic region from Jiangella sp. DSM 45060 encodes:
- a CDS encoding GNAT family N-acetyltransferase, with protein MIIRPYEPADTDALYDICLRTGDNGGDATGQFADPRLLGEHFVGPYLRYEPELAFVIDDGAPAGYVLGVRDTPAFERVCEREWWPPLREKYPPGSFPAGTRDAAYVQRLYESHTADPAIVAEYPAHLHIDLLPRAQGQGMGRALMERLLAALHAAGAPAVHLGVGAGNTRAIAFYERMGFQTLYQSPNGRTMGRPTT; from the coding sequence GTGATCATCCGGCCGTACGAGCCCGCCGACACCGACGCGCTCTACGACATCTGCTTGCGCACCGGCGACAACGGCGGCGACGCCACCGGCCAGTTCGCCGACCCCCGGCTGCTCGGCGAGCACTTCGTCGGGCCGTACCTGCGCTACGAGCCGGAACTGGCCTTCGTCATCGACGACGGCGCACCGGCCGGCTACGTGCTGGGCGTGCGCGACACCCCGGCGTTCGAGCGTGTCTGCGAGCGGGAGTGGTGGCCGCCGCTACGGGAGAAGTACCCGCCCGGCTCGTTCCCGGCCGGCACCCGCGACGCCGCCTACGTCCAGCGGCTGTACGAGTCGCACACGGCCGACCCCGCGATCGTCGCGGAGTACCCGGCTCACCTGCACATCGACCTGCTGCCCCGGGCGCAGGGCCAGGGCATGGGACGGGCGCTGATGGAACGGCTGCTGGCGGCGCTGCACGCGGCCGGCGCGCCCGCCGTCCACCTCGGCGTCGGCGCGGGCAACACCCGCGCCATCGCGTTCTACGAGCGCATGGGCTTCCAGACGCTGTACCAGTCGCCGAACGGCCGCACGATGGGCCGTCCGACGACCTGA
- a CDS encoding GNAT family N-acetyltransferase yields the protein MTIIAAVPLSNAWIELEPLSSVHLGDLEAAVSEPDELFRWVSAWHPRTDGLAGALDRALAAAARGDAVPWVIRRRADGRVVGTTSYLDVDAANLRVEVGATWIGPPWWRTEVNTATKLLVIGHAFETLTLERVALKTDHLNVRSQRAIERLGALREGVLRHHMRRADGSWRDTVYYSILRDEWPDVRARLEAALAR from the coding sequence GTGACCATCATCGCCGCCGTCCCGCTGTCCAACGCCTGGATCGAGCTGGAGCCGCTGTCGTCGGTGCACCTCGGTGACCTCGAGGCCGCCGTGTCCGAGCCGGACGAGCTGTTCCGCTGGGTGTCCGCCTGGCATCCGCGGACGGACGGGCTGGCCGGAGCGCTCGACCGCGCGCTGGCGGCGGCCGCGCGCGGCGACGCCGTGCCGTGGGTGATCAGACGCCGCGCCGACGGCCGCGTCGTCGGCACGACGTCCTACCTCGACGTCGACGCCGCGAACCTGCGGGTCGAGGTGGGCGCCACCTGGATCGGGCCGCCGTGGTGGCGCACTGAGGTCAACACCGCGACGAAGCTGCTGGTCATCGGGCACGCGTTCGAGACGCTGACGCTCGAGCGGGTGGCGCTCAAGACCGACCACCTCAACGTCCGGTCGCAGCGGGCGATCGAGCGGCTCGGCGCGCTGCGCGAGGGCGTGCTGCGTCACCACATGCGCCGCGCCGACGGCAGCTGGCGCGACACCGTCTACTACTCGATCCTGCGCGACGAGTGGCCGGACGTGCGGGCGCGGCTGGAGGCGGCGCTGGCGCGCTGA